In Phaeodactylum tricornutum CCAP 1055/1 chromosome 10, whole genome shotgun sequence, a single genomic region encodes these proteins:
- a CDS encoding predicted protein, which yields MRSLCYLWLLVLWLLPVVQGEGDPEIDFMLLGVSGTLQDGFELRHRLNYRHPQTQMDYPAQFVGTALVPGYKAYLDVKDKGFREYREANPPTVPNAVVMPTGCAAHANIYHVFFVPTPVLLNVLAGEPRFLSITPDTGLVDLQADETSDTVRRVARSVIKAQHKRDDSRVAIPLVTGVWFHDTFVESPPVYVRDGTKVTSFDGGLAVWAGVEREDLVDADATAWANVHTKIRQSERQAPKGIRPGTCRQIRFGVSDEQARLNFPFTSAQVEALLAPNDSEHSEL from the coding sequence ATGAGATCACTGTGTTACTTGTGGCTTTTGGTACTTTGGCTACTTCCGGTAGTGCAGGGGGAAGGGGATCCAGAGATTGACTTTATGCTCCTCGGCGTCAGTGGAACTCTGCAGGACGGCTTCGAACTCCGCCATCGACTAAATTACCGTCATCCGCAAACCCAAATGGACTATCCCGCCCAATTCGTCGGCACGGCTCTCGTCCCCGGTTACAAGGCGTACCTGGATGTCAAGGATAAAGGCTTTCGCGAGTACCGGGAAGCCAATCCTCCCACCGTGCCAAACGCCGTAGTAATGCCCACAGGCTGCGCGGCGCACGCCAACATCTACCACGTTTTCTTTGTGCCCACACCTGTCCTTCTCAACGTATTGGCCGGTGAACCACGCTTTCTGAGCATCACACCCGATACCGGTCTGGTGGACTTGCAAGCCGACGAGACCAGCGACACGGTCCGCCGGGTGGCGCGGTCCGTCATCAAGGCGCAGCACAAACGGGACGACTCCCGTGTCGCGATTCCGCTCGTCACGGGCGTATGGTTCCACGACACTTTCGTCGAATCTCCTCCCGTGTACGTCCGTGACGGTACCAAGGTGACCTCCTTTGACGGGGGACTGGCTGTTTGGGCGGGTGTGGAGCGGGAGGACCTCGTGGACGCGGACGCGACGGCCTGGGCCAACGTTCACACCAAAATTCGTCAGTCGGAACGGCAAGCCCCGAAAGGGATTCGACCAGGAACGTGCCGACAGATCCGTTTCGGAGTGAGTGACGAACAAGCGCGTCTAAATTTTCCGTTTACGTCTGCACAAGTGGAGGCTCTCCTCGCTCCCAACGACTCGGAACACTCCGAGCTCTAA
- the Pt-KIF11 gene encoding kinesin family-like protein (Kinesin-related motor protein, involved in microtubule-based motility), which yields ESVSRRKLQHEVQDLRGVVRVYCRTTAPTDSNAAKLMSHPSQETLLLHRGKNVGDLTPLSYDFDRVFDSQASQDDLYAELEDVCLGVLDGYNVCILAYGQSGTGKTRTILGDVKNHGMQLQAMRQLFSIADHRSDGIQDTFTLTIVEVCNERLTDLVAGTPTGDARGQLEIRSDVHGDTIIQGAVAVQVCNLEEVVCVWKECLENSEARSMDCSHVIATIKVASKNVATGLGTVGRLQFVDFAGADLTPVRSNSSRKSSPLQDDRARSPGSSIDEWRFVNRSLVTLADVVTARSQFLQSVPYRNSTITHLLRDSLEGDTKVLLIACVSSEPKDLLETISTLRFASQMRRVHVGVATKHSLTPP from the exons GAGAGTGTATCGCGCCGTAAGCTGCAGCACGAGGTACAGGATCTACGTGGAGTGGTCCGTGTGTATTGTCGAACGACAGCCCCTACGGATTCCAATGCAGCCAAGTTGATGTCACATCCGTCACAAGAAACATTGCTGTTACACCGTGGAAAGAATGTAGGTGATTTGACGCCGCTGAGCTACGACTTTGACCGCGTTTTTGACTCGCAAGCATCTCAAGATGATCTCTACGCCGAATTGGAAGACGTCTGTCTGGGTGTTCTGGACGGCTACAACGTTTGCATTCTGGCGTACGGGCAGTCTGGTACCGGAAAGACACGAACAATATTAGGTGATGTTAAG AACCACGGGATGCAGCTACAGGCTATGCGCCAACTCTTTTCGATTGCGGATCATCGATCTGATGGCATTCAAGACACGTTTACGCTGACAATTGTGGAAGTATGCAACGAGCGACTTACCGATTTGGTGGCCGGCACGCCCACTGGAGATGCCCGCGGCCAG TTGGAGATTCGGTCCGACGTGCACGGGGATACCATTATTCAAGGCGCCGTAGCTGTACAGGTCTGCAATCTCGAGGAGGTTGTTTGTGTCTGGAAAGAATGCTTGGAGAATAGTGAAGCTCGTTCCATGGATTGTAGCCACGTTATCGCCACCATTAAAGTGGCTTCGAAGAATGTCGCTACTGGTCTGGGTACGGTTGGTCGCCTTCAGTTCGTGGATTTTGCGGGCGCTGATCTAACCCCAGTACGCTCCAATAGCAGCCGAAAGTCTTCACCGTTGCAAGATGATCGCGCGCGATCGCCGGGCTCATCGATTGACGAGTGGCGTTTCGTGAACCGATCTTTGGTCACGTTGGCGGATGTTGTCACCGCACGTTCTCAATTCTTGCAATCGGTGCCGTACCGCAACTCTACTATAACACATTTGCTGCGTGATAGTTTGGAAGGCGACACAAAGGTGCTTCTAATTGCCTGTGTTTCGAGCGAACCGAAAGACTTGCTAGAGACGATATCGACCCTTCGATTTGCCTCTCAAATGCGCCGGGTGCATGTTGGCGTGGCTACCAAGCATAGCCTCACTCCCCCGTAG